AAACTTCTACAGttgataaatactttcagcaaagtatcaggatacaaaattaatattaaatttggCAATGATTTCTTGGATATGACATCGAAGGATAGGTACCGATGGAAAAACAGACAGACTTGattaaaactaaactaaaaatttGTACATCAAaaggtgttttcatttttaaaaaagttttcttccatttattaattttctttgggtgcacacatgtgcattcatgcatgtggaggtcagaggacacttgcaggagttgattctttccttcaaccatgtgggtcctggggattgtaTTAGATCATAAAGCTTGtgaggcggtggtggcgcacacctttaaacccagcacttgggaggcagaggcagacagatctctatcagttcaaggctggcctggtcttaTAGAGCACGTTCCAGGCATCCaaggctacgcagagaaaccctgtctcaaaaatctaaaacaacaGATAGAtgagatagatggatggatgaatggatggacagatTGACGGACAGATGGAAGGACGGTAGATGgtgtttttacctgctgagccaatgGGTGACCctcaaaaaatgttttcaagagAATAAAAAAGCCATTCATAGAATACAGACTTCAAAAAAACCCAACCTGAATCAAAAATAGGTAAATGACtgtatttctccaaagaagatagacaaacatcTAATAAGTACATAAGCAAATGTTATCACTAATTAGGGAGTAAATATCATtcaccattacagaaaaccaaatatagAACACAGTAATGTATCATCACACATTCATTCCAATAGaaagcacaaaaacaaaagtaacaaaagcCTAAACCAGAAAACAAAGTACAAATATGGAGAAACTACATACCGTTATTAGGATTAGGACTATAACATGATACAGAAAAGCAATATtgtgattctttaaaaaattaaaaactgaaatgtaTATGATCCAACAATTTTACTTTTGGCATATATACCCAAAATAACTGAAGGTATGTTTGTTACATTCATAGTCATGGTAGTATTACAGTAGCTAAAATGTGGAAGCAACCATGTATGTACTGACTGATAGataaagaaaattgttttctttccacaTGTGCTACCCTGGTAGTCAGGTCACAAATTATTTTCTGACATGAACTGTTTAGGACAGTTTACCTTGTACATACCACTGAGAAGGTTCTTGCCATCTCTCCTGGAAAAGTCAACAGTGTGTTAATGCTGTGATTCTTACGTAGTTTCCAAAATTAGCTGGAGCTTACCTACTCTTTTCCCTGCTGCTGCATTATTCCCACTCACTCCAATACCACGAGCAGACtacaattaaaacacaaaacacctACAAAGGTGAGTCAATGCAGAATAGGTCACCAAACATCAAATACTTGTATTCTATTGCTAAAATGTTGGTGGCAtccattataaattatttattctatTCTTTGTTTAAGATAACTTGGGATCTAATCTTGCTTCTTGTGCTTATTTTTTATCCTTAAACAAGTAAAACTTGATGGCTTAGATAAGTCTTGACACTGGAAAAAGTCTTAATGAAACTATGTATTACTGAAAACTACAGAATAACAATGAACATGGCAgtaatgcctgtaattccagcacttaggagctaGAAGCAGGATCTGAATTCAAGTTCATCCCCgaagtaccaggccagcctgggctacgtgagaaatctgtctaaaaagaaaaaaaaaaaaagcaaaaaagcaatcATCCAATAGATTTCCTACAAATTAGGTAAGTATTTTAGTGAAATGTATGAAAAAACAATTTAATTGTAGGTATTCTTACctaaataaaaacctaaatatgAAATAGTCATTCACTACAAGACTAGCTACAAGAatcaactgaaaagaaaatacttactaaaaaaaattctgtagGTTCTGACTGGGGAGAACTTTTCCTAATATTTTCATCCTGAAAGTGCTGGAAGTTTGTAGACAACCCAATTCCAGAGGGTCGAAGCCTGCCTGCCCCGCGTGTGTTCTGCAAACTGTCTCTGCTTGCACTTCGTGCAAGTGAAGCCAAAAAGCCATTATTATTTACACAACCAACAGGCTCTTTGGAAGCTTTGTTAGCCATTTCTGTGATATCTCGAGCTTCGACTTTGGAAATAATGTCAGATCTTTTCCCAGGCGAATCGACTTTAACACCACGGAAGCGAGCAGTCCTAGAGAAAGAAGAATCGGCTATGGTTCGAATGTCCAATTCCCGCAGGGCATTCTGTGAAGTAGACGCTGAGGGGTTGCCAGACTCAAAACATTTCGACTGTCTCTGTGGCTTCACCAGAGAATTGTGTAGAGACACTGGTGCAGCACAGAGAAGTGGCGACAGGAGTCTATTCTTGTGAGAGCTCGACTCTCGGTGGTTAAGAATCGCATTGTCTATTGGGTCACTGCTCAACACTCTCGCCACATGGTTCAGGGGCTGCTCTGCGGCTCTCAGCCCTCTATCACCTTTAGTGAGTGGGAACTCTGGCGTTACCTTCCCTATGCCTTCCACACCACTGCTCTGCTCGACACCATTTCCTTCTGCGAATGGAGCAAAGGGACCTACTTCCGGCAGGAGCAACTCTTCAGATACACACTCTTCTGATGGTGGAAATAAGACGACATCATCCTCGTTACTCGATGGCAAGTTCCCTGAAAGGAGTTTTGTCCGCCTAGGCAGAGATGATCCAAGATGAAGTACGGAATCTGCAAGCTCTTTGTCATTTTCCAGTTCTATGTGGGCCATCTGAGGTAGCAGTCTGATGCTACCCGGAGGATGAGACAGTGCGTTCATCTCCCATTTATCATCCTCCTTCAGCAGTTCATTCCTGAGAGATGACACTGGTCTATCCACAGGGCCCTGAGCTGCCGAAGAACTTGTGCCTGCATTCCTGGATGTTTCGGGGAGATAGGCATTCCCAGGAGAAGGTAAACAAGACTGCCCGATGTGAGGCAGGACTCTTAACAGTCTGTGCCGGGCTGCTGCTGTAGAACTGCTGGGAGGTCGAGGAGCTACAGGTGGGCGAGGTTTTACCTTGACAACTTTCTTAGGCTACAAGAAAAGAGTGCACATGTAATTCCTCAACATCGTTATTTCCGTCTTTCAGCAAGAATCAGTGGAGAAAATGTTACTTACCATATTGGCATTTTTGTTACCTCAATTTACAGTGCtcaaaaaagctgggtgtggagaCCCACACCTATCGTACTAGCACttggagactgaagcagggtgtctgtcatgagtttgaggccagcctgcttgaCAGAGTCCACTCCAGGCCACAAGATGAGTCATCTTCTCAATATAAGCAACaaagaaatgctttaaaatattaaaaatcttaaGATTATGATTGAGAAGGACTTGTTATATTAATTTATTGAGCATAATTTTCTGAAGATGttaaagaaaagataattttgttttattccttgATTAATTCTTTCTCAGGCTTTTAGGAAGAAGAAACAGTAGATTATCTTAGATATGGCTAAGATGACTGTGTATAGGCAGGTACTCAGAGATAAAGCTAACAGGACTAAACTGCTGGCCTTGAAAAGACTGTCCCTCTGTTGGTTTCTGTGTACATTTCAGGAAAGGTTCCTACCCTAGCTCATCACAATAGCTGAGCCTCAACTGCTTGTGCAAAGGAAATGGTTTGTAATGAACACCTGCTTTTCTTCTGAGTTTGAAATGTACAAATACATAGCAGGCAGAGGGTACAACATAGGACAAGCCTAAAAaccaggaaaaagagaaaaagtcctTTGTGCAGAGCTGCTAATGGAATACCTTGAGATGAGATTTCACATGTGTTGTCACAACTCACTGACAGAGAAATCGAGCCTATCTTAAGACTTTCGGGGAAGCCTCTATGATGCCTGTGCCTGCTTCACCTGGACTTGGATCCATATGCTTCTCCCTCtgttaattttgcttttgtttccttttgctgtATATGTGTCTTAACCAAAGTGCAAGTGCATACTATATCCGTGAGCCTCGTGTGACAGTAAACCAAGGACAGGACCTGCCTGTCACACCCAACACAGAAAGTTTACACAGcagttatcacagcaatagtgaagCTGAGAGCTCAGAAGAGTTTTGGCCTTTGAGCACAGGGATGGTCAGCAGACACAGGATGACATTCCAATAGCCTGGCCCATAGAAACACATACTGAAAATTCAGTAGGTACCAGTAGAGAAAAGGAGACCTAAAAAGGCTGGATAGATGCAAGTCCCTTGCAAAGGGACTTATAGCTCTTACAGCCACTTTTACCCTGAAGTCATTATCTTGCCAACatgcagaatatatatatatatatatatatatatatatatatatatccaaaagataatttttcaaaaatggaGATTATTTTCTAGGCCTTAGGAAATGAACAATAGTTGTCAAAACCTAAATAGCAATACGtatgctcccaaataaataaacacagacttccaAAGAGATCAacaatacatgcaaataaaactaCCCATGACCCAAATCATCAGcaaatggagagacagagaatatGGCCTTCAAATTAGTCATAAGGTTAAAAACAATCAAATGTAGGAGGCTCATATGCAAAGCTTGCACCTGTGGTGACAAGCAAGAATGTAGagcttcaaaaagaaaagagagaggtagGGCAGCCTAGACTtaaccaaacaaaagagaaaatcccACCTGTATAAATACCAAAAAGAGTGTAATATCAGGGATATCAAAATGGGCTAATAAAGGCCCAAAGGGAACAAGCTGAAGTTGTTGGTAGATGGAGTTTTAAGGAGGCTCTACTGTGCAGAGAGggtagagaaaaaaatagaaataacagaaTCAGAAGACCCACCTATTCTTCCCTGTGATGGGAGTGTCAGtgattaaaaaacacaaaaagagtgCTCTTTAAATAAATTACCTCCCTACATAATATTCTTACCTATTAACCTATAGAACTCTTAATACTTACCTAAATAAAAGTTATAAGAACAGAAAAGGGGGCAACAAACCCATATtagaataaagaagaaagtgaaaatgagaacattttaGCACACACAAATTCTCTCCTAACATAACACAGCAAAAGATAACTTCACCACAATACTCCAACctacatgaaatatttttaaatcagtaCTTGCAATGTTTGTTTACtaatgtgtgtggtatgtgcaagTAGGTACATGAatgcaggtacatgtgtgtgcatgcatgtaggggTCACAGATTGATgcaggtgtcttcttcagttggtgTCTTCCTTACTCTTTGTGACAGAGTCGCTTTCTgaagctggaactcactattaTATTACATtgattggccagtgagctcctgggaGCTGTCTGTCTCATACTTGCAATCTCCCCAGCCTGtctggttttggagacagggtaagtcaagtctggcctagaacttgtgcTTCAGCCTCTGCAGTGTGAGGGTTACAGAAGCATGTTCAGCTTTTGCAGATAATATTCAAACAACACATCAAATTATAAAAGACACAATgaacaaaaaaattagaagataCTATATAACCTGGCCAACCTTAGAAATAATcagtaaaaaatgaaatcatttcaaaatgaaaattaaaccaTAAGACACCTAAAGAAAACCAGATTCAACAAGACAGTTAATCAAGAGTACTAAGAAAGGGTatccaaaagaatgaaaataaaatacaaagaattttaaaagataacagaaaatagTTACTATAAAATGAAGTCCAAACATATGTATAAAGGAAGTTCcctacaaacaaaatgaaataaaagctaaACATCATAAAATCAGCAAGTTATAAAAACTAATGGTGAAGTCTTCGTGTTAAAGAGCATAAACATACAGTAAAATTGACCCAGAACAGTTCATCTCCTAGCCATATCCTTAGAAGACCAAAGCCAGGGCTGGAAGTGTCGCAGTgtcacagtgcttgcctagcctgtgtgaggccctgggtttgaaacCCAAGATTAGGGAAGAGGCATAAGGTGTGGGGGGAACCAACAGAAcctggtaacacacacacacacacacacacacacacacacacacacacacaccaacagaacctggtcacacacacacacacaccaacagaacctggtcacacacacacacacacacacacacacacacacacacacacacacacacacacacacacacacacacgtaatctGAGCACTCAGTAAGGCGAGGCTCAaagattgcaaattcaaggccagtctgggtacATAGCAAGAAcctgataaataaaaattatgacgggtttgaataagaatggcccccatagcctCAAAGATTTGATTgcttagggaatggcactatttgaaaggattaggaggcatggccttgttggagaaggtttggctttattggaggaagtgtgtcattgagggtgggctttgaggcttcaaaaagcccaagccagacccagtgtctctctcttcctgcctgaagatccggatgtagaactctcaacttctccagcaccatgtctgcctgcgggccaccatactccccaccatgatgagaatggactaaatctctgaaactgtaagcaaaccccaattaaatgctttcttttataagagttgctgtggtcacagcaTCTCTTCACAGTACAAGAATACTGACTAAGATAGGCAGTCGCATACAATTTAAACAAGtcatttacaaagaaaagtggGGTGCATTGGCAAGATGACTTTTCATTTGCAGTATAAAAAGCAGTGGAGCAGCAGAACAACATTGTTGGTAACCCCAAACATCTTATCTGAATAAATCATCAGTCACCAGTTATAGAAATGATCCTTGAAAGCGGTCTTTAAATTAGCACTTAAGGTTTTTTCCTAAGTTTTAGACTTCAGAAAATTCAATACTTACATGTCTTTCCTATGGAATTTATTAAGATATGCAACTAACCAAAAGGTATGAGGAAAGTTCAGTAAAAAGACTCCTAGCAACCATGGCATTAACACTAAAACATCAGCAGGGCTAAGGAtagaaaattatttacattatatattctttaaaagtaGAAGTGCTGCTCAACTaaaaacatggaaacaaaatggagaaaggagaaaacaaagtaagTTTTCTGACTGTTGCTTAGCTAATGTGCAGGAGGCAAAAGGTGTCAGGTCTGGGACGACATTGGGAAAGCAAGTGTTAAAGATACAGTCCAGGACAGTAAGTGCCCCCTGTCCTTTAGAATTAGCACAAAGTGTTATTGATACTTGTCAGACCACATAGCAAATACTCCtgtaagatgaaaagaaacatgcAGAAACCTTTAGTGGGTTTTCATGTATTATGGTTCCCACTGCAGAAGACACCAAACTAGCAAAAGTAAAGAATCATACCTAAGCAATCAATAAGGTAGGTCTTACAGATAGATACCTGCAAAACTTTTACTCTGAAGTTTAGAGAGAATAAACTATCTTTTGAATATACACCAGATACATATGGAGAATATCAGATCTCTAATAATTAACTTCTAAACAGCACAACCATAAATGACATTATCTGATTTTCATgtattaaaactaaaaattaaataaatgaaaagtcaaAAAGCCTCAGCCAGCAAAACATATCTAAATTGAGCTAAGAGGGAAATCCTAAAGTGGTAAATTGAAAATAATATCAATTGACATATGTTTCTGTGGATGTATTAAACAAAGAATACATCTTTTATGAGACATTTATGCCAAAGAAGTAACCAGTAATCATAGTATAACACAGATAAATCAAAACTGAAGAATAATTTACAAAACAGTGGGCTTATACTCCTTAAAATATCTAACATAATTGTCACCAGTTGTGTAACCACTGCTGAGTTTACAGACTCCACTGGAAAAGTTCAAATTTATGACCACATAGATAGATGCTCCTGGTTAAATTCAGTGGAGGGGACGGGTATTGGacagaaatgaaagggaaacgGGAGAGGgccactgtgtatatgtgtcagaTTAtctaggagggagggaggagggggagggaggagggagggagggaggaggagggaaggaggggagggagaggggaagggagaggagagagggagagagagaggagagggagcgggggggggagagagagagagagagagagagagagagagagagagagagagagagaaagacaaatttCCAAAGAGGTATTTGTACCCATGTTTATACCACCAATATTCACAATACCTAAGCAACCTAAGTGTCTACTAATaggtaaatgaatgaacaaaatgtggtatatatgagcaagggaattattcagtctaaaaaagaaaggagattctGACATATGCTACACTATGAAAGAACCTCAGAGATGTCATACTGAATTAAATAATCTGGCCACAAGTACTCTGATAGTTCACTTACGCATGGTGTCGATAGTagacaaactcacagaaacagaagtgGGATAGTACTTGCAAGAGGTTAAAGGGAGGAGTATAAAGAGATGGTTTTAAGGAATACCGAGTTTTAGTTTTGTAAGATAAAGTTCTGAAGACTAATTGGATAAAGATGTAAACATACTTAACACCACTAACAGGATTACATTTAAAGACAATTAAAGCTCATGTGGTTGCACATTCCTAtagtcccagcatgtgggagatagagacaagaaaatcaaaagttcaagacgAGCCTCaactatacagtgagtttgaggctagcttaggctatgtgagactctgtcaataaacaaacaaacaagatagatagcaaatttcatgtattttaccATCATTTagtataaaaataagttaaaaatagtAACTAGGTGATAGTGTCCTCTCTGGTGGAAAATTGAAGATCACTTCCCCTTAATGAATAAAAATCCTGAGAAAAACATTAGCAAAAATTTAGaaacataagaaaagaaaatgcatcatAACCAACATGCCAACAACACAAATTATTTCATATTCTTAAAAAGATCATTATCCTGAACTATCagaattgttttatttggggTAATATGTTTCAActcttcctatttcttctttgacctatAAGTTACTCAGAAGTGtgttattttgaaatatcagATTTTCCCCAGATATCTATCACTGATTtccagttttattattttgtaaatcagagcatttttaaagatttgaatcTTCCTGAAAtttattagaatttattttatgtacaaaatACTGTTTTGGTTTGTGGTAAAGTTCTACATGTGTTTCCTTAAAAGGAAATGTGTATTCTGCTGTAGGATGAAGCATTTTGCAAATGCACCTGGGTCAAGTAAGTTGATACTGTTCCTCAGGTCCTCTCAGAAACCTTTCCAATTCTCTGTTCTAGCAGCTATGCTGAGTGAAAATCTTTGAGGATAAGCACTCATCTATTTCTTGCAGTTTTGCTTCATAAATATCAAAGTTGTTACTACATAAACAAGAATTAGAGCATAGTTTGCTGCCAATTTTTCAACATCTGAGTAAAAACACAAGATCTTTAaccaaacatatttaaaaaaaaaatcagaagaattGTAGACCTAAATTGGAAAGAAATAACCATCTAAAAGTTTTGGAGAAAAACATGGAAGCATGTCTTCAAGACCTGTGATaggaaatatttcataaaaaattattaaataccaATCATCAAAGCAAAACTGATAAATTATAATACATTAAGATTAACAATAGTCAACAAAAATAGGTGAAAGAGCAAGTCACAGAGTATTAGAAACTGCAAACCACACATCTGATAAAGATTTTATatcatacatgcaaatatatgtgcATTGGTTGCTTTGAGACAGGCCTCAAGTAGTCCAGACTAGATTCAAGCATGCTATAcagctgaggctgactttgaactcctgatgttcctgcctccacctccaaaggCCTAGTATTACATGAGTGCATCACAGATTCAGctccaaaatacatttttaaatgtctacaaaccaataaataaaagataacctaattttaaaatgagcaaaatatTTGGCAATGTACAAAGGACAGAATTTTAACCAAATGAAGAgccaacattttttaaaaattaacattattccttattttaaaaaagtacacAATCCCAAGAATGGTTAAGATGAAAACACTGATAAATATTAAGTGTTGGCAAGAATTGGCACAAACCAGAACACTCTGCTATTAATGGAagtataataaactggttaaaaaCCTATGCAAAGCAGTCATTGTAACTTCtttatgtttgtctgttttgagacagggtctcattatggtCGCCTAAATTGGCATAGAACTTACTTAGGCAGTCTAATCCTACACCTTACAAAGTGTAGTGTAATATGGTATACATCGAATAGCTGCTATTTCCATAAAACATGATATCTTTTCTATGACTAAGTTTCCTGCTAAGTATATGACGAAAAGAACAAAGTGCATGTGTCCTTTAAAGAATGCATACACATGCTCCAAGTGGCTCCATTAATAAAAGCCAAAACTCAAACACTTGAATGCTgaacacagaaaagagaaacaaaaagaaccacTGTGTATTTGtacaatacatttaaaatacttttaaaattgataTTGAAGAAAATAAACTATAATTGTATAAAAACACTGTATTGTTAATGGTGTTTATTTATATAAAGTTCCATAGTGCACAAAAATTATTTGTGAAAATATGTGTAAAACTAGTGTTTATCTTAGGGAAGACTGTGAAGGAATCCTTTATAGGAAAAGGCAGAGGAATTAGGTGTGGTACCACCTGCCTTCAATGCCAACAGAGGCAAGCAGTTCTCTgtaagtttaaggtcagcctgatctatatagtgagttccaagaaacCAGGCaaacacagtgagatcctatttcaaacaaacaaaagaagaaaaaaatggaacttCTTTGAGTTACAATTAAATAAGTGTATTTACCTGTAAAATGCATCAAGCAAAGCCtaaattttactattattatcattgatgattatattattattaccattattattattaaattattattatgtgATTTGCCATATAActttcagttctctcctcctacctcaATAAGATTTGAACCTGAATTTACAGGGATGTGGCAAGTGCCTTAATTTGCTGATCATCTGGCCAGGTTTCAAACAGTACTTTAAAAGTCTGTGTATTTATATGGGGAGGCACTAACAGAGTGAAAAGAAGTCAAGGAATAGTGCAgctgtagagacagacagactcatatccagaaacaaaaacaactgtcAAGAATGTGGGAAACTGCAAGTCTCACCCAATGCTGGAAAGAATGTACATTGGTTATTCACTTTGGAACTGCTTTAGAAAACTGGTGTATCCACTGAAGCAAAAATAGTAAATATCTCttaggcctggtggcacacacctatcaTCCAAGCATTTGGAGGACTGAGAGAGGACTGCTGAGAGTTTACGAAGATCTGGACTATATACTAAgttctggccagcctgggctatagtgtgCCTATCTCACTAAGAGCAAATCTTGAAATCATATTTTTGATTACTGAAATTACTGAAAGACTAAGCTATCTCTTACTATCTCTTTTCATGTTACAGCTATGACATTATAAAGATGTGTGCATAACCCTTTCAGGTGTCTTGCTAGACTAAACACTTCAATGTTCATTTGTCACATCTTAATAAATAAGTTGAGACCAGAAACGTGAAATAaggaacattttataattttccacAGTCATCAGCAGACCTCAGCTCTGTGAGTCCTGCCACTTAAGCTAGAGAAAAGCTTGGCCAAGAGCCAACAGCTTCACCTTTTTGCTGAGATTCATGTTCTCCATCTTAGCCTTCAGCAGCTTCATCTTATTCATAGTTATTGAATTTTCAATGATCTGTTGCCCAGAAGGAGAAGGCTCAGCTTCTTCATCCTCATCTGTATACAAATTATACACAGAACCACCACTGCAAGGGAAACGGTAAGGACTTAAAACATGCTTGGCACCAGGTGAGGATTAACAGCCCTGTGTACAATAGTAACTACAGATCCTGCTACATAGGAAACACTAACTACATTTTGCCATTgtaaatgaaagaatataaatttcaaaaatggTTCTTTGGCCCAAACTTTGCAGCTAAGGAAGTGCTTGCTCTTTTAATCCTGCTGCCTCcgctttctgaatgctgggattacaggtgtgtgccacccacaCCCAGTTTAATGTAGTCCTAGGGATTGAATTGAGggttttgtgtgtgctaggcaagcatgctaGATATTGAGCTACATATCTAGCATATCCCAAGCATTATTTTGGGGGCAAAGGACACAATTCAGTGGGTAAATCGTTTGCCTTGCCAGCACAAGtactggagttcagttccaaaAACCCAATTTTAAAAGCTGGGTATGAAGGCATggacttgtaatcctagcatgggAAAAGTGGAGACAGCCatatccctgaggctcactgccAGCCAGTTTATCCTCCCCATAGAACTTTAAGCCaatgaaagaccctatctcaaaaaacaaggtggacatcTCCTGAAGAACAAACCTGAGGTCTACTTGCAGtcgctacacacacacatgaacatacaccaACATACAAGtgccacacactcacatgtgcacaaacacatacaaacatttcTTAGGAGAAAACAATTGGGGGAAATGCTGCATCACTATTTAACACTGCTGAAATCAAGTAGAGCTGAGAGACTCCAATATCACTGCAGTGCACTGACAGTACTACCAACTGTGTGCTGGATGCTTGCTCTATCAGCTCTCCTTGAAGACCGTTCCTTTACAAAAACCTATAAAGTAGATACTATGTCcccttttataaatgaaaaactgCAATTAAGAGTGGTGGGACAACAACATGGTTCAGGAGGAAAGGTGCTTGCCCAAGCACTCACGGggtgaaaagaagaaacaaaatcctgaaagttgtcttctaatcCCCAGATGTGTGCAATGGCAGGCACATACCCACCCCCAGCACTAAATAATCTCCAGGTGTGTGCAGTGGCAGGCAcatacccaccccccacacactaaataagtaaatgaaatttaaacatgTAAAGTCTGGAGTGGTGATTcagcctttgattccagcactcaagaggtggaaatgtgtggatctctgtaaatttgagacgGGACTAGTCTAGATAGTGAGCTCCAAGCTAGCCATGGCGgcatagtgagactgtctaaaacacaaacaaaaactagtattttaaaagtaatgttttattcttttgagactttcaatatattttgatcatattcattactctccccaactcctccaagataaTCCCCACCTCCCTACACATCCATCCTCATGTTCTccctttctcttaaaaaaaaaacaaaaacaaaaacaaaaacaaaaacaaaagccatggaGTCCAGTTTGTGTTAGTCTACCCTGAACTGTAGTTAAtgtacccagtgtcactccattgaagaaaatggattttccctctcccaggagTTGTTAGTTGTGAATAAGTCCTTGGCTAGAGGTGGGCATTCTAAGtgaaacacacatttataaagCTAACAGTCACATATGACAGAAAACATAGTGCTTGTCTtgctgggtctaggttaccttgCCCAGGAtgttccagttccatccattcacCTGAAAATATATAACAGCTGAGTATACCCCATtctataaatgtaccacattgccATCATGCAGTACTCAGTTGTTGGACACCTAGGCTGTTTCCAGATGCTATTATACAGAATCAATGAATGTAGATGAGCAAGTACCTCTGTAATAAGATGCTT
This is a stretch of genomic DNA from Cricetulus griseus strain 17A/GY chromosome 8, alternate assembly CriGri-PICRH-1.0, whole genome shotgun sequence. It encodes these proteins:
- the Zfand4 gene encoding AN1-type zinc finger protein 4 isoform X2, whose amino-acid sequence is MFKADLGRTGIQLYTTYSRGIEKVKVMDNRKEPPFFNEDNVGPFYFKLPFYDTMELFIETLTGTCFELRVSPFEAVISVKGKIQRLEGIPICQQHLIWNNMELEDDYCLNDYNISEGCTLKLVLAMRGGPISTRKVPVEDPLRELAEYMDSSRDEVWEKTSCNKQVTFLVYREGDQLNFFRVVDRGDGTLTPLSESLSGGSVYNLYTDEDEEAEPSPSGQQIIENSITMNKMKLLKAKMENMNLSKKPKKVVKVKPRPPVAPRPPSSSTAAARHRLLRVLPHIGQSCLPSPGNAYLPETSRNAGTSSSAAQGPVDRPVSSLRNELLKEDDKWEMNALSHPPGSIRLLPQMAHIELENDKELADSVLHLGSSLPRRTKLLSGNLPSSNEDDVVLFPPSEECVSEELLLPEVGPFAPFAEGNGVEQSSGVEGIGKVTPEFPLTKGDRGLRAAEQPLNHVARVLSSDPIDNAILNHRESSSHKNRLLSPLLCAAPVSLHNSLVKPQRQSKCFESGNPSASTSQNALRELDIRTIADSSFSRTARFRGVKVDSPGKRSDIISKVEARDITEMANKASKEPVGCVNNNGFLASLARSASRDSLQNTRGAGRLRPSGIGLSTNFQHFQDENIRKSSPQSEPTEFFLERWQEPSQWYVQGESTRHLPPVKAPLQAKKKITKHCFLCGKKTGLASSFECRCGNNFCASHRYAETHGCTYDYKGAGRRYLQEANPVVNAPKLPKI
- the Zfand4 gene encoding AN1-type zinc finger protein 4 isoform X1, with product MFKADLGRTGIQLYTTYSRGIEKVKVMDNRKEPPFFNEDNVGPFYFKLPFYDTMELFIETLTGTCFELRVSPFEAVISVKGKIQRLEGIPICQQHLIWNNMELEDDYCLNDYNISEGCTLKLVLAMRGGPISTRKVPVEDPLRELAEYMDSSRDEVWEKTSCNKQVTFLVYREGDQLNFFRVVDRGDGTLTPLSESLSGGSVYNLYTDEDEEAEPSPSGQQIIENSITMNKMKLLKAKMENMNLSKKPKKVVKVKPRPPVAPRPPSSSTAAARHRLLRVLPHIGQSCLPSPGNAYLPETSRNAGTSSSAAQGPVDRPVSSLRNELLKEDDKWEMNALSHPPGSIRLLPQMAHIELENDKELADSVLHLGSSLPRRTKLLSGNLPSSNEDDVVLFPPSEECVSEELLLPEVGPFAPFAEGNGVEQSSGVEGIGKVTPEFPLTKGDRGLRAAEQPLNHVARVLSSDPIDNAILNHRESSSHKNRLLSPLLCAAPVSLHNSLVKPQRQSKCFESGNPSASTSQNALRELDIRTIADSSFSRTARFRGVKVDSPGKRSDIISKVEARDITEMANKASKEPVGCVNNNGFLASLARSASRDSLQNTRGAGRLRPSGIGLSTNFQHFQDENIRKSSPQSEPTEFFLSARGIGVSGNNAAAGKRVGESTRHLPPVKAPLQAKKKITKHCFLCGKKTGLASSFECRCGNNFCASHRYAETHGCTYDYKGAGRRYLQEANPVVNAPKLPKI